In the genome of Coraliomargarita algicola, one region contains:
- a CDS encoding dihydrodipicolinate synthase family protein, whose protein sequence is MTIKYQGLVAAPFTPFGEDGQLNLSIIPAYAKMLRRRGVVAAFICGTTGEGASLTCEEREAVAEAWMQARPEGFQVIVHVGHTSRNEACRLASHAESIEVDAISSMAPFFFKPEDTEALFDWCDAIARSAPSLPFYYYNIPSMTGVAIPARELLEFADGRIANLAGVKYTYEDMDDYRACLAIEDGKYDILFGRDELLLEGWQAGAKGAVGSTYNYASPLYVKIIEAVDSDDLQEARRLQDLSISMIDVCNSVGVSHLAASKALMPMLGVDCGPVRSPLKQMTSAQSDEMLKRLEAIGFFDFAELSLPSV, encoded by the coding sequence ATGACGATCAAGTATCAAGGCCTCGTGGCTGCCCCGTTCACTCCATTCGGAGAGGACGGACAGTTGAATCTTTCAATTATTCCGGCATACGCGAAAATGCTACGTCGACGTGGGGTCGTGGCCGCGTTTATCTGTGGCACGACTGGTGAGGGCGCCTCGCTGACCTGCGAAGAACGCGAGGCAGTTGCTGAGGCATGGATGCAGGCGCGACCTGAGGGCTTTCAAGTTATCGTGCATGTGGGGCATACCTCGCGCAACGAAGCCTGTCGCTTGGCATCTCATGCTGAATCTATTGAGGTGGATGCGATTTCGAGCATGGCACCTTTCTTCTTTAAACCAGAGGATACGGAAGCCCTGTTTGACTGGTGTGATGCGATTGCCCGCTCAGCGCCGAGTTTGCCTTTTTATTACTACAATATTCCGAGTATGACGGGGGTAGCGATTCCAGCGCGCGAGTTGTTGGAGTTTGCCGATGGGCGCATCGCGAATCTAGCAGGCGTGAAATATACCTATGAGGATATGGATGATTACCGTGCTTGCCTGGCGATTGAAGACGGTAAATACGATATTTTATTCGGGCGCGACGAACTGTTGTTGGAAGGCTGGCAAGCAGGTGCCAAAGGTGCGGTGGGGAGCACTTACAATTATGCTTCACCGCTGTATGTTAAGATTATCGAAGCTGTCGATTCGGATGATTTGCAGGAAGCCCGCCGTTTACAGGATCTGTCCATTTCCATGATCGACGTATGCAATTCTGTCGGCGTGAGCCATTTGGCTGCCAGCAAGGCGTTGATGCCCATGCTGGGGGTCGACTGTGGTCCGGTACGTAGCCCGCTGAAGCAGATGACTTCTGCTCAGAGCGATGAGATGTTGAAACGACTGGAAGCAATCGGTTTCTTTGACTTTGCAGAGCTTAGTCTCCCCTCAGTATAA
- a CDS encoding sodium:solute symporter family protein — protein MLLEYISLGIYLLILLILGAYFARFNKDLSDFVRGGAQGTWWLVGSSILMAGISAFTFTGNASAAFEAGPSLLVIYAANCAGFIVGAIWIGPWLRQTRAYTSVDVVRNRYGVAVEQFGAYFGMVLGPIGAAIQLYALSLFASTALGLPLTPTLITIAVIVVFYSTSGGKWAVMATDFVQALVMFSITLLVCYLSLRAIGGVGGFLSHFTDPKISQDYSFFKDAGQFPGDRYTLKWAVVIFFMQLNSQIGLTSATRYIAARDGREASKAAWFSCVLMAIGSLVWFIPPMVARFLFEADILNSGLDKPSENAYAFIAIKLLPDGMVGMLIAAMFAATMSSMDSGLNGQVGILVRNVIPRLRSVFGSKHELSRAVEMRICHVATVVLGLLIVICALLLAKNDEIALFDVSLMVASVIGIPMSFPLFLGLWFKSLPKWSYFPIFIACLVPSLWSFIDGRYYDNAWTIQDRAMWIMLLGCIVAIVCSLLGRFKSQKDVDEIEDFYRQMHTPIDYAAEIGESEVDYEQYFVIGKASLVIGGLICFLLLIPNSFSERASILFVAAFVISVGLWLLAGGRRIKRHYLDREATSGLSQKVCYESRKEL, from the coding sequence ATGTTACTAGAGTATATCAGTCTGGGGATCTACCTTTTGATCCTACTTATTCTCGGAGCTTACTTTGCTCGTTTCAATAAGGACCTGAGCGATTTTGTGCGGGGTGGTGCCCAGGGAACCTGGTGGTTGGTGGGTTCCAGCATCCTGATGGCCGGTATAAGTGCGTTCACGTTTACAGGAAATGCGTCGGCTGCCTTCGAGGCGGGCCCTTCGCTATTGGTCATCTATGCGGCCAACTGTGCCGGGTTTATCGTCGGCGCGATTTGGATCGGTCCATGGTTAAGGCAAACGCGGGCGTACACATCTGTCGATGTGGTTCGCAACCGCTATGGGGTTGCCGTTGAGCAATTCGGGGCTTATTTCGGAATGGTCCTGGGCCCGATCGGTGCTGCCATTCAGTTGTATGCTCTTTCGCTGTTTGCCAGCACGGCTCTGGGGCTGCCTTTGACGCCGACGCTGATCACAATTGCCGTGATCGTTGTCTTTTACTCCACCAGCGGAGGTAAATGGGCGGTGATGGCGACTGACTTTGTCCAAGCATTGGTGATGTTTTCCATCACTCTGCTGGTCTGCTATTTGTCATTGCGGGCCATTGGGGGTGTCGGTGGATTCCTGTCGCACTTTACAGATCCCAAAATCAGCCAGGACTATAGCTTCTTCAAGGACGCGGGCCAATTTCCCGGTGACCGCTACACCCTTAAATGGGCAGTCGTAATTTTCTTCATGCAGCTGAATTCACAAATTGGCCTGACTTCGGCGACTCGTTACATTGCCGCTCGCGATGGACGCGAGGCATCGAAAGCAGCCTGGTTCAGTTGCGTGCTGATGGCGATTGGCAGTCTCGTCTGGTTCATTCCGCCGATGGTAGCACGCTTTCTGTTCGAAGCAGACATCTTGAATTCCGGTTTGGATAAGCCGTCGGAAAACGCCTATGCCTTCATTGCGATCAAGCTCTTGCCCGATGGTATGGTCGGTATGTTGATTGCCGCTATGTTTGCTGCGACCATGAGCAGTATGGATTCCGGTTTGAACGGGCAGGTGGGTATCTTGGTTCGCAATGTGATTCCGCGACTCCGTTCCGTCTTCGGTTCGAAACACGAGCTCAGCCGGGCTGTGGAGATGCGGATTTGTCATGTGGCTACTGTTGTCCTCGGTTTACTGATCGTCATCTGTGCCTTACTCTTAGCTAAAAACGATGAAATCGCGCTCTTTGATGTCAGCCTGATGGTGGCTTCAGTGATCGGCATTCCCATGTCTTTCCCCTTATTCCTAGGGCTCTGGTTCAAGTCATTACCGAAGTGGTCCTATTTCCCGATCTTCATCGCCTGTTTGGTTCCGTCGCTCTGGTCTTTCATTGATGGGCGTTATTATGACAACGCATGGACGATTCAGGACCGTGCCATGTGGATTATGCTTTTGGGCTGTATTGTAGCCATCGTGTGCAGCTTGTTGGGACGCTTTAAAAGCCAGAAGGATGTGGATGAGATTGAGGACTTCTATCGTCAGATGCATACGCCCATTGATTATGCGGCGGAGATTGGCGAGAGTGAGGTGGACTACGAACAGTATTTCGTCATCGGCAAAGCCTCGTTGGTGATTGGTGGTTTGATCTGTTTTTTACTGCTGATTCCTAACAGCTTTTCGGAACGTGCTTCGATACTTTTTGTGGCCGCTTTCGTGATTTCGGTCGGCTTGTGGCTGTTGGCTGGCGGACGCCGTATCAAGCGCCACTACCTTGATCGGGAGGCCACTTCAGGCCTGTCTCAAAAGGTGTGCTACGAGTCGCGGAAAGAACTCTAA